The nucleotide sequence GAAGATCAGGAACCCGGAACCGTAGGGGCGCACTTTGGAGAGGGAGAGCCCATTGAGCACGGAGCCCATGGCATGCTCTCTGACCCCGAAGTGTAGGTTGCGGCCACCGCGATCCTTCGCAGTGAAATCACCGGCCCCCTCGAAGGTCAAGCGAGTCTTGGTGGAAGGAGCCAGATCCGCTGAGCCTCCCAAGAGCCAGGGGACATTTTTTGCCAGGGTATTGAGGACCTTGGCAGAGGCATCGCGTCCGGCCAGGCCTTTGGCGTCGGGAGGGAACAGGGGCAGCTCCTTGTCCCATCCGTCCGGCAGTTGACGCTGCTGCATATTGGAAAGATGCTTGGCGAGTTGGGGAAATTGCTTCTGATACTCCTCGAACGTTGCCATCCAGGCTGTGCGCGCCTCGTGCCCGCGCTTGCCCATGCCCTGCTGAAAATGCTCCCGGACGCCATCCGGCACCAGAAACTTTTCCTGTTCGGGCCAGCCGTAGTTCCGTTTGGTCAGTCTGATTTCTTCCTCGCCGAGGGGTTCGCCGTGCGCCGCGTGGGTATCTTGCTTATTTGGTGAACCGTAGGCGATGTGGCTATCGACGATGATCAAGGTCGGTCGCCCGGCTTCCTGTTTGAACGTCGCCAAGGCCCGTTCGAGCATGTCGAGATCGTTGGCGTCACCGACTCGGGTGACGTTCCATCCATAGCCGATGAATCTGGTAGCCACGTCCTCGCTGAAGGCCCACTCGGTGTGGCCTTCGATCGTGATCTTATTATTATCGTAGATCCAGCAGAGGTTGGACAGTTTCAGATGCGCCGCCAAGGAGGCCGCTTCGGCAGCGACCCCTTCCATCATGCAGCCGTCGCCGCAGAGGGCGTAGACGTTGTAGGCGAATATGTCGAAGCCTGGACGGTTGAAATAGTGCCCTTGCCACTGGGCAGCGATCGCCATTCCCACACTGGTGGCAATGCCTTGCCCAAGCGGACCAGTCGTCGTCTCCACGCCGGAGGTCCAGCGGTATTCCGGGTGTCCGGCACACTTGCTGTTGAGCTGGCGGAATCGTTTGAGGTCGTCCAGTTGCACGGAGAGTTCGCCTAGCCGTTCGTACTGAGGATTCACCGCCTTCACTCCCGTCAGATGCAGCAGGGAGTAGAGGAGCATCGAGGCATGTCCCATCGAGAGCACGAACCGATCGCGGTTCGGCCAAATCGGATCGTTCGGATCGAACCGCATGACTCGCTGCCAGAGACAGTAGGCAACCGGGGCCATGGCCATCGGTGTTCCCGGGTGGCCGGAGTTGGCTTGCTGCACGGCATCCATGGAAAGGGTACGGATCGTATTGACACAGGTTTGATCGAGTTGTGCGTTCATCACCATGGCTCCCTTTGTCGAGGTGTGGTTCTCAAGTATGGTCGGTGGCGGTTCTTGCCACTCATGATGTCGGCCGTATTGAAGGTAGGCTTAAGTATGAGCCAGAGGCATGGACAACACGACATGATATGACGCGTCGAGCTAGCTCAGTGTGATTCAAATTGATCCCAACGTGCGTAGTGGGTTGAAGCCGCCTTCAGCAAGTCGACAGGTACCTTAGTAGTCTATCACTAATGTGCCGGCAAGTGAGAGGAGGAAGGTGAGCTAGTTATTGAGATTATTCCGATGTATTGAAAGATGGTTGAAGTCAAGCTAGATAAAAGTGCCCACGACCATCTATCATCCTCCCGATAAATGTCTTTCATCGAAATCTGACGTCACCACGATAACGGACATCCTGTGTGTGCAACAACTGCGTGATTCCTGCTGTCTCTCGACTCATCGAAGCAGTGTGATGGCAACAACGATGGGGGCAGATACGGGGCAAGATCAGTAACTGGCTATGCGTGCGATTCTCATGGCTTGGAGATCCAGCTTCAGCCCCTTGTCGAATACCTCTCATCCCTGTAGGCTCTCTTCGAGTAGTTGTCCTATGAAAGAACATAAACGCGTTCCAACCGATGGTGGGCCGATCAAGTGGACAAGTCCTTTCGTCGCCTTGAAGCAGGCAGAACTGCCACGTGCTTCATCAACGCAATCTATTTGCAGCCAGAGCGCTCCGGCCTCCGACGTGCCGAAGAGGAATCGTGGCCGTGTGGACATCCTTCGCCAGACGGCGCATCGCGGGGGCAAGACCGTGACGGTGGTCACAGGGTTTGTTGGGATTGGTCAGGCGGAGAAAGAACGCCTCGCGAAGCAGATGCAGAAAGCCTGCGGCGCAGGCGGCACGGTCAAAGAGGGACGGATCGAGATTCAAGGCGATCAGCGTGACGCCGTCGCGCGTATTCTTACCGAGGCAGGGTTTCGCCCGGTC is from Candidatus Nitrospira nitrosa and encodes:
- the tkt gene encoding transketolase, which translates into the protein MNAQLDQTCVNTIRTLSMDAVQQANSGHPGTPMAMAPVAYCLWQRVMRFDPNDPIWPNRDRFVLSMGHASMLLYSLLHLTGVKAVNPQYERLGELSVQLDDLKRFRQLNSKCAGHPEYRWTSGVETTTGPLGQGIATSVGMAIAAQWQGHYFNRPGFDIFAYNVYALCGDGCMMEGVAAEAASLAAHLKLSNLCWIYDNNKITIEGHTEWAFSEDVATRFIGYGWNVTRVGDANDLDMLERALATFKQEAGRPTLIIVDSHIAYGSPNKQDTHAAHGEPLGEEEIRLTKRNYGWPEQEKFLVPDGVREHFQQGMGKRGHEARTAWMATFEEYQKQFPQLAKHLSNMQQRQLPDGWDKELPLFPPDAKGLAGRDASAKVLNTLAKNVPWLLGGSADLAPSTKTRLTFEGAGDFTAKDRGGRNLHFGVREHAMGSVLNGLSLSKVRPYGSGFLIFSDYSRGAIRLSALMEVPVIHIFTHDSIGVGEDGPTHQPIEQLASLRAIPNLIVLRPADANEVAEAWRVIMQLKHEPVALILTRQALPTIDRATHAAASGVAKGAYILADVPGGKPDVLLLASGSEVSLCLEAAQQLNAEGIKARVVSMPSWELFEHQPQAYRDSVIPPNVTARVCVEQASTFGWARYAGLTGEIIGMKTFGASAPLKELQKKFGFTTVNVVAAAKGQLY
- a CDS encoding translation initiation factor, with the translated sequence MKEHKRVPTDGGPIKWTSPFVALKQAELPRASSTQSICSQSAPASDVPKRNRGRVDILRQTAHRGGKTVTVVTGFVGIGQAEKERLAKQMQKACGAGGTVKEGRIEIQGDQRDAVARILTEAGFRPVFAGG